A part of Timaviella obliquedivisa GSE-PSE-MK23-08B genomic DNA contains:
- a CDS encoding GPW/gp25 family protein — protein MPALNAAFIGSAWSLWSATDDRGGLNIVSGDRKIAADIISVLLIRKGEDPVHPQYGLAPDLFEPLSNYAPQYWVHNAQNEIMRWVPGIEKITVSIDQFPDRENKLGANIIFVPKGRADQNLLTFGWYAYTGAIWNQSLDKFMDDVSLNGARFNGFT, from the coding sequence ATGCCTGCCTTAAATGCTGCTTTCATTGGATCTGCCTGGTCGCTTTGGTCGGCAACAGACGATCGCGGGGGCTTAAATATTGTGTCCGGTGATCGGAAAATTGCCGCCGATATTATTTCCGTGCTGTTGATTCGCAAAGGTGAAGATCCCGTGCATCCGCAGTATGGCTTGGCTCCAGATTTGTTTGAGCCGTTGTCTAATTATGCGCCTCAGTATTGGGTGCATAATGCTCAAAATGAAATCATGCGATGGGTGCCAGGGATTGAGAAAATTACTGTGAGCATTGACCAATTCCCCGATCGTGAAAATAAGTTGGGAGCTAATATCATCTTCGTTCCCAAAGGCAGAGCCGACCAAAACTTGCTTACGTTTGGTTGGTATGCCTATACAGGGGCTATTTGGAATCAGAGCCTGGACAAGTTTATGGATGATGTTTCTTTAAATGGAGCAAGATTCAATGGCTTCACCTAA